The following proteins come from a genomic window of Metarhizium brunneum chromosome 2, complete sequence:
- the pabp-1 gene encoding Polyadenylate-binding protein, cytoplasmic and nuclear — translation MAANTTSGAVDQLATDLNNTSLNNGSGDAKPTVDTTVGAAGSEDASAPTPSSAAPHPQNSASLYVGELDPSVTEAMLFELFSQIGAVASIRVCRDAVTRRSLGYAYVNYNSTADGEKALEELNYTLIKGRPCRIMWSQRDPALRKTGQGNVFIKNLDVAIDNKALHDTFAAFGNILSCKVAQDENGNSKGYGFVHYETDEAAHQAIKHVNGMLLNEKKVYVGHHIPKKDRQSKFEEMKANFTNIYIKNVSTEASDDEFRELFEKYGDITSSSLARDQEGKSRGFGFVNFTTHESAAKAVEELHGKDFRGQDLYVGRAQKKHEREEELRKSYEAARLEKANKYQGVNLYIKNLDDDVDDEKLRQMFAEFGPITSAKVMRDAPSDGSDDDKEKEEDNEKEPEAKEEAKETEEEDADKKADKKGDKKLGKSKGFGFVCFSNPDDATKAVAEMNQRMINGKPLYVALAQRKDVRKSQLEASIQARNQLRMQQAAAAAGMPQQYMQPPVFYGQQPGFIPQGGRGMPFPQPGIGMGGVQGGRPGQFPGYPQQGGRGGVPQQMPPNMYGMPGQFPPQYGQPGTPQFMAAMQAQQAAMGGRGAPQGGRGVPPPNAGPGGMPGYPPNNRQGAGRGNGRNNAANGPNQAGRGEGNNSSVLQSQLAGAQPAQQKQILGEIIFPKIQAINSELAGKITGMLLEMENSELVNLIEDDGALKAKVDEALAVYDEYVKSQGNEGAEAGEAKKEEETKA, via the exons ATGGCCGCCAACACTACCTCCGGCGCTGTTGACCAGCTTGCCACCGACCTCAACAACACCTCCCTCAATAATGGCAGCGGCGATGCCAAGCCCACTGTCGACACCACCGTCGGCGCTGCAGGCTCCGAAGACGCCTCTGCTCCCACTCCTAGCTCCGCTGCTCCCCATCCTCAGAACTCCGCCTCTCTCTACGTTGGAGAGCTTGATCCCTCTGTCACCGAGGCCATGCTCTTCGAGCTCTTCTCCCAGATCGGTGCTGTCGCCTCCATCCGTGTCTGTCGTGATGCCGTCACGCGTCGCTCTCTGGGCTATGCCTACGTCAATTACAACTCTACTGCTGATGGAGAGAAGGCCCTGGAGGAGCTCAATTACACCCTCATCAAGGGCCGCCCGTGCCGCATCATGTGGTCTCAGCGTGACCCTGCTCTCCGCAAGACTGGCCAGGGCAATGTCTTCATCAAGAACTTGgatgttgccattgacaaCAAGGCTCTCCATGATACCTTTGCTGCCTTTGGCAACATTCTGAGCTGCAAGGTTGCCCAGGACGAGAACGGCAACTCCAAGGGCTATGGTTTTGTCCATTACGAGACGGACGAGGCTGCTCACCAGGCCATCAAGCACGTTAATGGCATGCTTCTCAACGAGAAGAAGGTCTACGTCGGTCACCACATCCCGAAGAAGGACCGTCAGAGCAAGTTTGAGGAGATGAAAGCTAACTTTACCAACATTTACATCAAGAATGTCAGCACTGAGGCCTCCGACGACGAGTTCCGTGAGCTCTTCGAGAAGTATGGTGACATCacgtcttcttctcttgccCGTGACCAGGAGGGCAAGAGCCGTGGTTTCGGTTTTGTCAATTTCACCACCCATGAAAGCGCCGCCAAGGCTGTCGAGGAGCTCCACGGTAAGGACTTCCGTGGCCAGGACCTTTACGTTGGCCGTGCCCAGAAGAAGCATGAGCGTGAGGAGGAGCTGCGCAAATCATACGAAGCTGCTCGTCTGGAAAAAGCCAATAAGTACCAGGGTGTCAACCTCTACATCAAGAACCTTGATGACGATGTGGATGATGAGAAGCTCCGCCAGATGTTTGCCGAGTTTGGCCCCATCACCTCCGCCAAGGTGATGAGGGATGCTCCTTCCGATGGATCCGACGACGAtaaggagaaggaagaagacaacGAGAAGGAGCctgaggccaaggaggaagccaaggagaccgaggaggaagacgccgACAAGAAAGCTGATAAGAAGGGTGACAAGAAACTTGGTAAGAGCAAGGGCTTTGGTTTCGTCTGCTTCAGCAATCCTGATGATGCCACCAAGGCTGTTGCTGAGATGAACCAACGCATGATCAACGGCAAGCCCCTGTATGTTGCTCTGGCTCAGCGCAAGGATGTTCGCAAGAGCCAGCTCGAGGCCAGTATCCAGGCTCGCAACCAGCTGCGTATGCAGCAAGCTGCTGCCGCAGCCGGTATGCCTCAGCAGTACATGCAGCCTCCCGTTTTCTACGGCCAACAGCCGGGCTTTATACCACAAGGTGGCCGTGGTATGCCATTCCCTCAGCCTGGCATCGGCATGGGCGGTGTCCAGGGTGGTCGACCTGGTCAGTTCCCTGGCTACCCTCAGCAaggtggccgtggtggtgttCCCCAGCAGATGCCCCCCAACATGTACGGTATGCCCGGACAATTTCCTCCCCAGTACGGCCAACCCGGCACTCCTCAGTTCATGGCTGCTATGCAGGCTCAGCAGGCTGCCATGGGTGGTCGCGGCGCTCCTCAGGGTGGCCGTGGTGTGCCGCCTCCTAACGCTGGTCCTGGTGGTATGCCTGGATACCCGCCCAACAATCGTCAGGGTGCTGGCCGTGGAAATGGCCGTAACAACGCCGCGAATGGTCCCAATCAGGCTGGCCGGGGCGAGGGAAACAACAGCTCTGTGCTGCAGTCGCAGCTTGCCGGTGCCCAACCTGCCCAGCAGAAGCAGATCCTGGGTGAGATCATCTTCCCCAAGATTCAGGCCATCAATTCTGAGCTTGCCGGAAAGATCACTGGTATGCtcttggagatggagaacAGTGAGCTCGTCAACCT GATTGAGGATGACGGTGCTCTGaaggccaaggtcgacgagGCACTTGCTGTCTACGACGAGTACGTCAAATCACAAGGCAACGAAGGTGCCGAGGCGGGCGAGGCtaagaaggaagaagagaccAAGGCTTAA